The stretch of DNA CGATTGTAGCGTAAACGGGTGGTCGGGTACGATGCCGGTGCCGGTCATCAGAAAACAACCATGCGGAAATTCACATTCGCGGAACAGATAACCGGCCAGTTCGGTAAGCTGACGTTTCATCTGGCTGAGCGTGATGGTGCCCTCGAATGCGGCTGCCCCTCCCCGGTTAATACGCAGACTGATAGGCGTGTCGGGCGGCAAGGGTGTTTCAGAAACGTACAGGCATGGCCCCAGTCCGGCACATTTCTCGTAGGTTTTAGCCTGGGGCAGATACAACGGATTTTCGCCTTCGATGCTGCGCGAACTCATGTCGTTGCCAATCGTATAAGCCACAATTCGGCCCGATGCCGTGATAAAGAGCGTTAGTTCGGGTTCGGGAACATCCCAGGTCGAATCCTGGCGGATGCGGACGTGGCCGTTGGTGCCAACGGTTCGGCGGGCAGTAGCTTTGAAAAACAGTTCGGGACGTTCGGCGTCGTAGACTTTATCATAGAAGGTGTCGCCCCCGGCCTGCCGCGATTCTTCCATGCGGGCATCGCGGCTCCGCAAGTACGTCACCCCCGATGCCCAAACCTCCTGACTCTGAATAGGAGCCAGCATAGTTTGCTGGCTTAACCAATGGGCGGTTTGCGGGCGGGCGTCGGCGAAGTCGGTCTCGGCTTGTGCCAGCAAATCATCGCGGTTGATGTAGGCATCCCAGTTGGTATGGGTTGAGAGCCGGATTTGTTCATCTTTTTGCAGCACAATGCCAGCAGAGGTACGGTACAGTTTCATGCGGTGACTAATTCGAAATTGATCGGGTGGTGGCTGAAAATGAAGAAAGTCCTCATACAAGGTGATGCGACTTTACTGTATTACCAACCTATGAGAGT from Spirosoma montaniterrae encodes:
- a CDS encoding fumarylacetoacetate hydrolase family protein, producing the protein MKLYRTSAGIVLQKDEQIRLSTHTNWDAYINRDDLLAQAETDFADARPQTAHWLSQQTMLAPIQSQEVWASGVTYLRSRDARMEESRQAGGDTFYDKVYDAERPELFFKATARRTVGTNGHVRIRQDSTWDVPEPELTLFITASGRIVAYTIGNDMSSRSIEGENPLYLPQAKTYEKCAGLGPCLYVSETPLPPDTPISLRINRGGAAAFEGTITLSQMKRQLTELAGYLFRECEFPHGCFLMTGTGIVPDHPFTLQSGDEILITIEPIGTLRNLVE